One window of Cryptobacterium curtum DSM 15641 genomic DNA carries:
- a CDS encoding polysaccharide biosynthesis protein, with product MEIRFTKRTALLIACDIAATFLSYFFASLITGLADEVFATHEIYFLLGVAVVINLGFFAAFRLYNDLWEYASVDDALRITFTVGLSTLVTAVFLWLAGQWIPIRVYVAALIIMVFFVGGSRMFFRVLRSKRREIERAHADEERPRTLIVGAGETGSLAIMRMASKDPQMPGEPIVAVDDDKKKRNLRVHGVRVAGTSEDIIELVERFGIEQIVVAIPSASINDRKRIYSICTQTTCQLRTLPNVRELKLDEINDIALRDVNVADLLGREEVVLNTRLVSGYIAGKTILVTGGAGSIGSELCRQMCPVAPARIVVFDMWENDAYLLKRSIQEQYDDIDVQVEIGNICDESRLRDVFEKYHPAAVFHAAAHKHVPLMEMCPREAIQNNIFGTLNTVRLAHEFGVARFIFISTDKAVNPTSVMGATKRMGEMIIQHYAQKSNTVFAAVRFGNVLGSNGSVIPIFKKQIKEGGPVTVTDPGIERFFMTIPEASRLVIQAGGMATGGEIFILDMGEPVKIVDLARALIQLSGLEVGKDIEIVYTGLRPGEKMYEELLMNEENTLPTKLSGIMISTGREVSFEEVEAKLVSLKESMSADDATALRVLEQAVPTYTITKN from the coding sequence ATGGAGATCCGTTTCACTAAGAGGACGGCACTTTTAATCGCGTGTGATATCGCCGCTACGTTCCTCTCGTATTTCTTCGCTTCACTTATCACCGGTCTTGCCGATGAAGTGTTTGCTACTCATGAGATTTATTTCTTGCTCGGTGTCGCCGTAGTTATCAACCTTGGTTTTTTTGCCGCTTTCAGGCTGTATAACGACTTATGGGAATATGCTTCGGTCGACGATGCCCTGCGTATCACATTCACCGTAGGGCTTTCTACCCTAGTAACAGCAGTGTTCCTTTGGCTTGCTGGCCAATGGATTCCCATCCGCGTGTATGTGGCTGCCCTGATTATCATGGTGTTTTTCGTGGGCGGTTCGCGCATGTTTTTCCGCGTTCTCCGCAGCAAACGTCGTGAAATCGAGCGCGCTCATGCCGATGAAGAACGTCCTCGTACGCTTATCGTTGGTGCTGGCGAAACCGGATCATTAGCAATTATGCGCATGGCATCAAAAGACCCGCAGATGCCGGGCGAACCTATTGTCGCTGTTGACGATGATAAAAAGAAGCGCAACTTGCGTGTGCATGGCGTGCGTGTAGCAGGAACCAGCGAAGACATCATCGAACTGGTTGAGCGCTTTGGTATCGAACAGATTGTCGTAGCTATTCCGTCGGCATCTATTAACGACCGCAAGCGCATCTATTCCATCTGCACGCAAACTACTTGCCAGCTGCGTACGTTACCTAACGTACGCGAGCTCAAACTTGATGAGATCAATGATATTGCCCTGCGTGATGTTAATGTAGCTGACTTACTCGGGCGCGAAGAGGTTGTGCTAAACACACGCTTGGTAAGCGGTTACATTGCGGGCAAGACCATTCTTGTTACGGGTGGCGCTGGCTCGATTGGTTCAGAGCTTTGTCGTCAGATGTGCCCGGTGGCACCAGCCCGTATTGTCGTGTTCGACATGTGGGAAAACGATGCCTATTTGCTTAAGCGTTCTATCCAAGAGCAGTACGACGACATTGATGTTCAGGTTGAGATTGGTAACATCTGCGACGAATCGCGCCTGCGTGACGTATTTGAAAAGTATCATCCTGCTGCCGTTTTTCATGCAGCTGCTCATAAGCACGTGCCGCTTATGGAAATGTGTCCACGCGAAGCGATACAAAATAATATTTTTGGCACGCTTAATACCGTGCGCTTGGCTCATGAATTTGGCGTTGCCCGTTTCATTTTTATTTCAACAGATAAAGCTGTTAACCCCACGTCAGTTATGGGTGCTACCAAGCGCATGGGCGAGATGATCATCCAACATTATGCGCAGAAGTCCAATACGGTGTTTGCTGCCGTGCGCTTTGGTAATGTGCTCGGTTCAAATGGCAGCGTTATTCCCATTTTCAAAAAGCAGATTAAAGAAGGTGGGCCGGTAACGGTTACTGATCCTGGTATCGAGCGCTTCTTTATGACCATACCCGAAGCATCTCGTTTGGTTATACAGGCCGGTGGTATGGCTACTGGTGGTGAGATATTTATTCTTGATATGGGCGAGCCGGTAAAAATTGTCGATCTGGCACGCGCGCTTATTCAGCTGTCTGGTCTTGAGGTGGGTAAAGATATCGAAATCGTCTACACGGGTTTACGTCCTGGCGAAAAAATGTACGAAGAGCTGCTGATGAATGAGGAAAATACGCTTCCTACCAAACTATCAGGCATTATGATTTCCACCGGTCGAGAAGTCAGTTTTGAAGAGGTTGAGGCGAAGCTTGTTTCGCTGAAAGAATCAATGAGTGCCGATGACGCGACCGCTTTGCGTGTACTCGAACAGGCTGTTCCAACGTATACGATTACAAAAAATTAA
- the eutH gene encoding ethanolamine utilization protein EutH, which produces MELIGTAVVYLIMACALVGCAASVIKPESELGKEFVAGIDAIGPIFLPVAGIMASAPYLTAFVSAVFGPAYSALGADPAMAATTFIAVDMGGYQLADALAQTRESWIMAMMTGYMAGATIVFTIPVALKMLVKRDRKYLALGVMSGLLAIPIGVLVASVIIAFSHPVVREAVSTNAEAAYQLALSFSQIGLNLIPLIIICLTLAAGLKFKPDAMIRGFIVFGRVMESALKIVFVLVVIEYFTGIFTTLFGSFGFEPIIADDADKFRALEVSGAIGMMLCGVFPLVYLIKRYLAAPLAKIGGLFGLSSDATAGLLAASANVLAALSMVKDLKARDKVIVISFAVCCAFLFGDHLSFTANFQPTLIVPVLVGKMAGGIAAIAFSYVFAVKKAEELEKLDEAAGA; this is translated from the coding sequence ATGGAATTGATTGGCACTGCGGTTGTCTATCTGATTATGGCTTGCGCCTTAGTGGGGTGTGCTGCATCGGTTATTAAACCCGAAAGCGAATTAGGTAAAGAATTTGTCGCCGGCATTGATGCTATTGGCCCGATCTTTCTGCCGGTGGCAGGCATTATGGCATCAGCACCATATCTTACCGCCTTTGTGAGTGCTGTCTTTGGTCCGGCATATAGTGCCCTGGGTGCCGACCCTGCTATGGCTGCAACTACTTTTATCGCCGTTGACATGGGTGGCTATCAGCTTGCCGATGCGCTTGCGCAGACACGTGAAAGCTGGATTATGGCCATGATGACTGGTTACATGGCTGGTGCGACAATCGTGTTTACCATTCCTGTTGCTTTAAAGATGCTGGTTAAGCGCGATCGTAAATACCTTGCCCTTGGGGTAATGAGTGGGCTGTTGGCTATTCCTATTGGTGTTCTTGTTGCAAGCGTTATTATCGCTTTTAGTCATCCGGTGGTGCGCGAAGCGGTGTCTACCAATGCTGAAGCGGCTTATCAGCTTGCGCTGAGCTTCAGTCAGATCGGCTTAAATCTTATTCCGTTGATTATTATCTGTCTTACCCTAGCAGCGGGCTTAAAGTTCAAGCCTGATGCGATGATCAGGGGATTTATTGTGTTTGGTAGGGTCATGGAAAGTGCCCTTAAGATTGTTTTCGTACTGGTGGTTATTGAGTACTTTACCGGTATCTTTACAACGCTGTTTGGAAGCTTCGGATTTGAACCGATTATTGCTGACGATGCCGATAAATTCAGAGCACTTGAGGTATCGGGTGCTATTGGCATGATGTTGTGCGGCGTGTTCCCGCTTGTGTATTTAATCAAGCGCTACCTTGCTGCTCCGCTTGCCAAAATCGGTGGCTTATTTGGCCTTTCCTCTGACGCAACAGCGGGTCTATTGGCGGCATCAGCTAACGTACTGGCGGCGCTTTCGATGGTCAAAGATCTCAAAGCACGTGATAAAGTAATTGTGATTTCGTTTGCTGTGTGCTGCGCCTTTTTGTTTGGCGATCATCTTTCGTTTACCGCGAATTTCCAGCCAACCCTTATTGTTCCGGTATTGGTAGGCAAGATGGCAGGCGGTATTGCGGCGATTGCATTTAGCTACGTATTTGCGGTAAAGAAGGCCGAAGAACTCGAAAAACTCGATGAAGCTGCTGGCGCGTAG
- a CDS encoding LicD family protein: protein MRKLKLDEIRAIQMDILLRVDKLCQEEDLAYELAYGTLIGAVRHQGYIPWDDDIDLIMPYPDYRKLIDIVNKQGTGGILDGRYRFAAALVESDLPYHASFMKVYDNRTRAESSALRSSQGFREGVFIDIFPLSGLPTNEADRTEVLERFRRINDGRYYCVTKPQRWEFNPLYPKRAAKNAWGYLSARFKPASWWVARCADVLENLPAPDDSPWTCVLPSWGADGKTFLEGNPWFPTKRVSFEGHDLPIPENYDFILHRQYGDYRKLPPKEEQVTSHDQDFYLLEEGDLES, encoded by the coding sequence ATGAGGAAACTAAAACTCGATGAAATTCGTGCTATTCAAATGGATATCCTGCTGAGGGTCGACAAGCTCTGCCAAGAAGAAGACCTTGCATACGAACTCGCGTATGGCACGCTTATTGGCGCAGTGCGACATCAGGGATACATCCCGTGGGACGACGACATCGATCTTATTATGCCCTATCCCGATTATCGCAAGCTCATAGACATCGTGAATAAACAAGGCACCGGTGGCATTCTTGACGGACGCTATCGCTTTGCGGCGGCACTTGTTGAGTCGGATTTGCCCTACCACGCTTCATTTATGAAAGTATACGACAACCGAACACGTGCCGAATCTTCAGCCTTGAGGAGTAGTCAAGGCTTTCGCGAAGGGGTATTTATCGATATATTCCCACTATCAGGACTTCCTACTAACGAAGCGGATCGGACCGAAGTGCTTGAGCGTTTTCGACGCATTAACGACGGTCGCTATTACTGCGTCACAAAGCCACAACGCTGGGAGTTTAATCCACTATATCCAAAACGAGCGGCAAAAAATGCATGGGGTTACTTAAGCGCCCGCTTTAAGCCCGCTTCTTGGTGGGTTGCTCGCTGCGCTGACGTACTCGAAAACTTACCAGCGCCAGATGATTCCCCCTGGACCTGCGTACTGCCCAGTTGGGGAGCAGACGGTAAAACCTTTCTTGAAGGAAACCCCTGGTTTCCCACGAAGCGTGTTTCGTTTGAAGGACACGACCTTCCTATCCCAGAAAACTATGATTTTATTCTACACCGTCAATATGGTGATTACCGAAAGCTCCCACCAAAGGAAGAACAGGTCACCAGCCATGATCAAGATTTTTATCTTCTGGAAGAAGGAGACTTGGAGTCGTAG
- a CDS encoding LicD family protein translates to MNLLAEAEYADVATGKLRELQLCELDLMQRFVAFCKKHDIRYYMIGGTLLGAVRHGGFIPWDDDVDLGVPRPDYDRFLELAEAEFTDKDTKVISIHHDQSSRQGMAKITSSKMQIINRSANVELKQDVWIDIIPLDGFPAPGLASCLHKARLMFWKVMDATTEFDYVVDTKRKRGFPQDQLVSILGFLCRYIHPFGHDYHRIFMKMEDALRKYPYDESTRCINMYAAQGFREVFPREAMGEGAPILFEGEPFTAPAQMYKVLTIIYGKDYMSPPPIDERNYHNSEVL, encoded by the coding sequence GTGAATCTGTTGGCTGAAGCTGAGTATGCAGATGTTGCAACGGGCAAGCTGCGTGAACTCCAGCTTTGCGAACTTGACTTAATGCAGCGCTTTGTTGCGTTTTGCAAAAAGCATGACATTCGTTATTACATGATCGGCGGCACCCTGCTTGGCGCAGTGCGACATGGTGGCTTTATTCCCTGGGATGATGATGTTGACCTGGGCGTGCCGCGACCTGACTACGATCGCTTTTTAGAGTTGGCTGAGGCTGAGTTTACTGATAAAGATACAAAGGTTATTAGCATCCATCATGATCAGTCATCGCGACAGGGAATGGCTAAAATTACCTCATCGAAGATGCAGATCATCAATCGTTCGGCAAATGTTGAACTCAAGCAAGATGTTTGGATCGATATCATTCCGCTTGATGGATTTCCGGCACCTGGCCTGGCAAGCTGTCTGCATAAGGCGCGTCTTATGTTCTGGAAAGTCATGGATGCCACCACAGAATTTGACTATGTGGTGGATACGAAACGTAAGCGTGGTTTTCCACAAGATCAGCTTGTTTCAATTCTGGGATTTCTTTGCCGGTATATCCATCCATTTGGACACGATTATCATCGCATCTTTATGAAGATGGAAGATGCGCTGCGAAAGTATCCATACGACGAATCCACACGCTGTATCAATATGTATGCTGCCCAGGGTTTTCGTGAGGTTTTTCCGCGCGAGGCTATGGGGGAGGGTGCACCAATTCTTTTTGAAGGGGAGCCCTTCACCGCACCAGCTCAGATGTATAAAGTGCTTACTATTATCTATGGCAAGGACTATATGTCTCCGCCTCCGATAGATGAGCGCAATTACCACAATTCCGAAGTGTTGTAA
- the tagD gene encoding glycerol-3-phosphate cytidylyltransferase, with translation MKRVITYGTFDLFHYGHVNLLKRARELGDYLIVAVSTDEFNWEAKGKKCYFPYEQRKSLVESVRFVDLVIPETSWDQKLSDIKRYHIDTFVIGDDWKDRFNFLEEAGVEVVYVPRTPEISTTQIKADLGSQGLSPLVED, from the coding sequence GTGAAACGTGTTATCACATATGGGACTTTTGATCTGTTCCATTACGGCCATGTGAATCTCTTGAAACGGGCACGGGAGTTGGGGGACTACCTGATCGTTGCTGTTTCGACGGATGAATTCAATTGGGAAGCCAAAGGCAAGAAATGTTACTTTCCTTACGAACAGCGTAAATCGCTTGTCGAATCGGTGCGCTTTGTTGACTTGGTAATCCCTGAAACTTCGTGGGATCAAAAGCTTTCGGACATCAAGCGGTATCATATTGATACCTTTGTAATCGGTGACGATTGGAAAGACCGCTTTAACTTCCTGGAAGAAGCCGGTGTTGAAGTTGTCTATGTTCCGCGTACTCCTGAGATTTCAACAACTCAGATTAAAGCCGATTTAGGTTCGCAGGGTTTGTCACCGCTTGTTGAGGATTGA
- a CDS encoding glycosyltransferase family 2 protein: MDSIQTSPDSAREPLGLITLGIVAYNEHDALPDILSDVLAQDFPRSYIEIILVDSASTDDTRAIMEEFAQTYSGVDNGFKSVRVLDNSARIIPAGWNVALRAFSGDAFLRIDAHARIPSDFVRMNVTVLNEGEYVCGGSRPATVSPDTPWTRTLLMAEESAFGSSVADYRQGSEKKYTSAVFLPAFRREVIERVGLYDERLLRTEDNDYCYRIRTAGFRIRFDARIHSTQVARNTLGGMMHQKYGNGYWVGRTAFIQPKCLHAYHFAPFVMVVGALVLALSAAITSWWIPLVGCVVLYLALCVVLAVRSAMKTDRRFAVFLALPLLFPCIHVSYGIGTSAGLLAGIACGRK, encoded by the coding sequence ATGGATTCGATTCAAACGTCACCAGATTCTGCGCGCGAGCCGCTTGGGCTGATAACGCTGGGAATTGTGGCTTATAACGAGCATGATGCGCTCCCTGATATCCTCTCCGATGTACTTGCTCAGGATTTTCCGCGCTCTTACATCGAGATAATCCTTGTCGATAGCGCTTCAACGGATGATACCCGCGCCATAATGGAAGAGTTTGCACAAACATATTCCGGGGTGGATAACGGCTTTAAGAGCGTGCGTGTTCTTGATAATTCGGCGCGTATTATTCCGGCGGGATGGAACGTTGCTCTGCGTGCCTTTTCGGGCGATGCGTTTTTGCGTATCGATGCTCATGCGCGCATTCCGTCGGATTTCGTGCGGATGAACGTGACCGTGCTCAATGAAGGCGAGTATGTGTGCGGCGGATCGCGTCCGGCTACCGTTTCGCCCGATACCCCTTGGACTCGTACCCTGTTGATGGCTGAAGAATCAGCTTTTGGCAGTTCTGTTGCTGACTATCGGCAGGGGAGTGAGAAGAAATATACCTCAGCGGTTTTTCTGCCGGCGTTTCGACGCGAAGTTATCGAGCGCGTGGGACTTTATGATGAACGTCTGTTACGCACTGAAGATAATGATTACTGCTATCGCATTCGCACGGCTGGTTTTCGTATCCGATTTGATGCACGCATTCATTCAACGCAGGTGGCACGCAATACACTCGGCGGCATGATGCACCAAAAATATGGCAATGGATACTGGGTTGGCCGTACCGCTTTTATCCAGCCAAAATGTCTTCATGCCTATCATTTTGCCCCCTTTGTTATGGTAGTTGGTGCGCTGGTGCTTGCGCTGAGCGCTGCGATTACTTCGTGGTGGATTCCCCTTGTAGGCTGCGTCGTGCTATACCTTGCTCTCTGCGTCGTTCTTGCGGTGCGGTCTGCTATGAAAACCGATCGTCGCTTTGCTGTTTTTCTTGCTTTACCACTGCTATTTCCTTGTATCCATGTAAGCTATGGCATTGGTACGAGTGCAGGCTTATTGGCGGGCATTGCCTGCGGAAGGAAGTGA
- a CDS encoding lipopolysaccharide biosynthesis protein → MASSRVANSLKNVFAAWGGQALYALASFVVRAVFVATLAQEFVGLETLFASLLTILTLADLGVGSAIVFALYEPLATDNKEVVKSLMRLFKRAYIVIGIVIIVLGIILAPNVRLLLGADAPDIPLLEVYFFCFVLNTGISYFFSYKGSLINADQKSYIVYLIQYSFLTVMCLFQIAVLVITHNYLVFLICMIASTLFQNIVIALTANRMYPYIKEKDVKPLDRGILRSIEKNVVGLMMHRIAGVASTPVNNLVITSFVGLATTSLYGNYLLVIQAMERILAKVFDSIIASVGDLGVREGEQRQYEVFQTAFFVNALVFGGVAGGMMCSFNSFITLWVGSDWCLPDYLVILIVLLFFVKGMRSAGETFTSAYGLYWITKWKAVLEAIFLPVLAIILVQPYGMAGVLIASMISSLGISTVYEAWAVYRHGFHMPLRAYIRMFSLYVLVCVVAMLAAFWLCTNMALTGIVGFLVNGLVGMVITAGVVVLVFGRTRPAREAFGIAARIFNHVIAKLPFYKAQG, encoded by the coding sequence GTGGCTTCCTCGCGAGTAGCCAACTCGCTTAAAAATGTTTTTGCTGCGTGGGGCGGACAGGCACTCTATGCACTTGCAAGTTTTGTCGTACGTGCCGTATTTGTTGCGACGCTTGCGCAAGAATTCGTGGGACTTGAAACACTGTTTGCAAGTCTGCTTACTATTTTGACTCTCGCCGATCTGGGCGTGGGAAGCGCTATTGTATTTGCGTTATACGAACCTTTGGCAACAGACAATAAAGAAGTTGTTAAGTCGTTAATGCGCCTGTTCAAGCGGGCATATATTGTTATCGGCATCGTCATTATTGTGCTGGGTATTATCTTGGCACCCAATGTGCGCCTCTTGTTAGGTGCTGATGCACCTGATATCCCCTTGCTTGAGGTATATTTCTTCTGCTTTGTGCTCAACACCGGTATCTCGTACTTCTTTTCCTATAAAGGCTCACTGATTAACGCTGATCAGAAGAGCTACATTGTCTATTTGATTCAGTATTCATTTCTCACAGTTATGTGTCTGTTCCAGATAGCCGTACTGGTGATTACCCATAATTACCTGGTGTTTCTTATCTGTATGATCGCTTCCACACTCTTCCAGAATATCGTGATCGCCTTAACGGCCAACCGAATGTATCCCTACATTAAGGAAAAGGACGTCAAGCCGCTCGACCGGGGTATTTTGCGCAGCATCGAAAAAAATGTTGTGGGGTTGATGATGCACCGCATTGCCGGTGTTGCTTCAACACCCGTGAATAACCTGGTTATCACGTCGTTCGTTGGCTTAGCGACAACGTCGCTCTATGGGAATTACCTTTTGGTTATTCAGGCGATGGAGCGCATTCTTGCAAAAGTATTTGATTCTATTATTGCCAGCGTGGGCGATCTTGGAGTGCGTGAGGGCGAACAGCGGCAGTATGAAGTTTTTCAAACTGCGTTTTTCGTAAATGCCCTCGTCTTCGGCGGGGTCGCCGGTGGAATGATGTGCTCTTTCAATTCCTTTATTACGCTGTGGGTCGGTTCAGATTGGTGTCTTCCTGATTACCTGGTTATTCTTATTGTGCTGTTGTTTTTTGTAAAAGGAATGCGTTCAGCAGGCGAGACATTTACAAGTGCGTACGGTCTCTACTGGATCACAAAATGGAAAGCGGTTCTTGAGGCGATTTTTCTTCCGGTGTTAGCGATTATTCTGGTGCAGCCTTACGGCATGGCCGGTGTTCTTATTGCTTCGATGATATCGTCCCTCGGTATTTCAACGGTGTATGAGGCGTGGGCTGTGTATCGTCACGGTTTTCATATGCCCTTGCGGGCTTATATCAGAATGTTTTCCCTCTACGTTTTAGTCTGCGTTGTCGCGATGCTTGCAGCATTCTGGCTGTGTACCAACATGGCTCTTACGGGCATTGTTGGCTTTTTAGTTAACGGCCTTGTTGGTATGGTAATTACGGCTGGTGTTGTTGTTCTGGTGTTTGGACGAACACGACCCGCCCGCGAGGCATTTGGTATTGCTGCTCGTATTTTTAACCACGTTATAGCAAAACTGCCGTTTTACAAAGCGCAGGGGTAA
- a CDS encoding O-antigen polysaccharide polymerase Wzy family protein, giving the protein MKARKNTSERYTITLAHGSLRGIAVSLQAALLPLAIIIFTAGWYLFDFDVMLAGVACLFVANVLYACLNLRDRLLFLFLHAGIALFLLSRPLIAEFDEKLTWKLSSPEATFFALAALFISLACCFIGDVVFSACVSYNKRRVAQRAQLRPTLVCDALQQADQQGESAAETHADGRVFRHESARLLSVRFSLAGLTNTLASSEKVRCLRIATALLFIVCLVGALAEGAILVVHMRGMHYEEFYLTSTSDYVPWSIDLLKVMLPYMLCGYLATLPRRRPATLALTAFIITAIPMLMIGSRADFVIDVLFAALYCVLRQIIDTDERWITRRVVIAAVILIPVGIFALGMMDYIRSDKANPEFTFARQIVDALYKQGVSFTILGHGFDVNGQIQDLGFKFYSMGGVITNFTQGFIGTTFFGFHDLGSANSPDLALYGNSYAHAMSYFAHPNYLGGEGYGSSYLLELYADFGYGGIAVGSFVISFCLGALSRSIGRSWFWGMIALISSQLVFHMPRGYAGEWIDFMITTRFLLAVVLIICLAALVAFAMRGWVKDCTTHIPSLMTVAPRLSGKVPLHDTITSSGLAVGSQAGAGHLVDNPARGTPATFNSFGIPLVSAILVPKQKR; this is encoded by the coding sequence ATGAAGGCCCGCAAAAACACAAGTGAACGCTACACCATTACACTAGCGCATGGCAGCTTACGAGGAATAGCCGTTTCTCTTCAGGCGGCTCTTCTTCCTTTAGCGATTATTATTTTTACGGCTGGTTGGTATCTTTTTGATTTCGATGTAATGCTTGCTGGTGTGGCGTGTTTGTTTGTGGCAAATGTTCTCTATGCATGCCTGAATCTGCGCGATCGTCTGCTTTTTTTATTTCTGCATGCTGGCATTGCCCTTTTTCTGCTCTCGCGCCCGCTTATTGCCGAATTTGATGAAAAGCTGACGTGGAAGCTTTCTTCACCAGAAGCAACTTTTTTTGCGCTTGCTGCACTGTTTATCTCGCTTGCTTGTTGCTTTATCGGTGATGTGGTGTTTAGCGCCTGTGTCTCATACAACAAACGCCGCGTAGCACAGCGCGCACAATTACGCCCAACACTCGTATGTGATGCTTTACAGCAGGCCGATCAACAAGGGGAAAGTGCAGCTGAGACTCACGCTGATGGGCGGGTATTTCGTCATGAATCTGCCCGTCTGCTGTCTGTACGCTTTTCTCTAGCGGGCCTCACGAATACGCTGGCGTCATCAGAAAAGGTGCGCTGTTTGCGCATTGCGACGGCATTGCTTTTTATTGTTTGCTTGGTTGGAGCACTTGCTGAAGGAGCAATTCTTGTTGTGCATATGCGCGGCATGCATTACGAGGAATTCTATCTCACTTCGACAAGCGATTACGTGCCGTGGTCAATTGACTTACTGAAAGTCATGCTGCCCTATATGCTCTGCGGATATTTGGCTACGCTGCCACGTCGACGCCCGGCTACTCTTGCACTAACTGCCTTCATCATAACGGCTATTCCTATGCTCATGATTGGGTCGCGTGCGGATTTTGTTATCGACGTTTTGTTCGCGGCGCTTTACTGCGTGTTGCGTCAGATTATCGACACTGATGAGCGCTGGATTACGCGCCGTGTTGTTATTGCGGCGGTTATTTTGATACCGGTGGGTATTTTCGCATTGGGTATGATGGACTACATCCGTTCTGACAAAGCGAACCCCGAATTTACCTTCGCCCGTCAAATTGTCGATGCGCTTTATAAGCAGGGAGTCAGCTTTACCATTCTGGGGCATGGCTTCGATGTAAATGGACAGATTCAAGATCTCGGTTTTAAGTTCTACAGTATGGGTGGCGTGATTACCAATTTCACCCAAGGGTTTATTGGAACAACGTTTTTTGGCTTTCATGATTTAGGGTCAGCAAACAGTCCTGATCTTGCCCTGTATGGCAATTCATATGCTCATGCCATGTCATATTTCGCGCATCCAAACTATCTGGGTGGCGAAGGATATGGATCATCTTATTTGCTTGAGCTCTATGCTGATTTTGGGTATGGCGGTATTGCCGTTGGCAGTTTCGTTATTTCATTCTGTTTAGGAGCGCTTTCACGCTCGATTGGCCGCAGTTGGTTCTGGGGTATGATTGCCCTTATATCGTCACAGCTTGTTTTTCATATGCCGCGCGGTTATGCCGGTGAATGGATTGATTTTATGATTACGACACGGTTTCTTTTGGCTGTAGTTTTAATTATTTGTCTTGCGGCACTAGTGGCGTTTGCTATGCGTGGGTGGGTAAAAGATTGCACCACTCATATCCCTTCGCTTATGACAGTTGCACCTCGGCTATCAGGTAAAGTCCCTCTACACGACACGATTACTAGCTCAGGTCTTGCGGTAGGTTCTCAGGCTGGTGCGGGACATCTTGTTGACAATCCAGCGCGCGGTACGCCTGCAACGTTTAATTCATTTGGTATTCCATTAGTTAGTGCCATACTGGTGCCCAAGCAGAAACGATAG